CATCAGCGCGAGATCCTCGCTCATCCCCGCGCTGCGCCACTCGGTACCCGTGAGCCCCGCAGATTGCAGCCGTTCACGCCCGGGACATCGCCCATCGACGTATGCGTGGACGACCAGGTCTCGTGCCTTTGTGAGAGCCTCATCGCTCACCGAATCCATGTCGCCGATGATGATGTCCGGCTTGAGCCCGATCTCGAGCAGCGCGTCGGCGCCACCATCCACCCCGATGAGGACCGGCTTCATCTCACGGATGTAGGGCACGAGCGTGCGCAGGTCGTTCTTGTAGTCGTATCCGCGAACCACGACGAGTGCGTGCCGGCCCTCGATATGCGTGCGCAGATGCGGCACGGCGACCGGACCGGTCAGCAGGTCGCGCTCCTTGTCGATGAACTCGATCGTGTTCCGTGCGAACGCGTCGAGTTGCTCATCCAGACGCGCGGTGGCCTCGGTCATGGCCGCCTCGACGCCCTCGATGGTAAGCCTCGTACCGGAAGCCACCGCTTCACCATCGCGATAGACCGTGCCGCGTGATACCTCTATCCGATCGCCTTCGGTCACCCCTTCGAAGACCTCCGGACCCACCGCGTCAAGGATCTCCACGCCTCCGCGCAGAAGCAGCAACGGGCCCAGGTTCGGGTAGCTGCCGGAGATCGACGGCGAGGCGTTGATCACCAACTCAACGCCGGACTCGAGGAGCGACTCCGCGCTGAGGCGATCCATGTCGACGTGATCGATGATGGCGATGTCGCCATGCTCGAGCCGTTTGACGAGGTCCTTCGTGCGATGGTCCAGTCGTGCGGTCCCATATACGTACATCTCTGGCTACCCTCTCACCATGTCAGCGACCTGCGCGGAGAGCAGCTCGCGCGCGTGTGCGATACCCGCCTCAGAGGTGCCGCCCGAGAGCATTCGGGCCACCTCGGCAACGCGCTCATCGCCGGTGACGCTCCGGACGGTGGTCACCGTACGGCCATCGTGCTCCTGCTTCTCCACGACCATCTGGACGTCGGCACACGCGGCTACCTGGGCAAGATGCGTCACCACGAGCACTTGGTGGCTCCGGGCGAGTCTCGCCAGCCGCTCCCCGACCGCGTGTGCAGTGGCGCCGCCTATCCCGGCGTCCACCTCGTCGAACACCAGGACCGGCACCGCGTCGGCCTCCCCCAGCACGCCCTTGAGGGCGAGCATCACCCGCGAGACCTCTCCGCCCGACGCGATCTTGGCAAGCGGCCGGAGCTGTTCTCCGGCAGCGGACGTGAACAGGAACTCCACCCGCTCGGGGCCGTCCGACGTCCATGACTCGAACGGCAACGCCGTCCGCTCGACGCCGAACTGCGCATGCGCGAGCGCCAGATCGGAAGCGGCTTCGCCCAGCCGTGCCACGAACGGCGCGGTGGCGGCATCACGGACGGCGCGAAGGGACTCCGCGGCCTCACACAGGACGGCCGCCGCTTCCTCAGCATGCCGCTCGGCATCCGCCAACCCCGCCTCACCCGCCTCGAGGACGTCGAGTTCCTCCGAGGCGCTCTCCCGCATGGCGATCACGGCCGCCACGGTCCCACCGTACTTGCGGGTGAGCCCCTCTATGCGGTGCAGCCTCGCTTCAGCGGCATCCAGAGCTTCCGCATCGTGGTCGATGCTCTCCGCATACTCAAGGACCTGTGCCGCGAGCTCCTGCAGCTCGATGTCCAGTCGGGAGACCGTCTCCGCGAAGCCGTCGAGCGCGGGATCCAGGCCTCGGACACCGCCAAGCGCCGCGAGCGCGGCCGAGAGGCCGTCCGAGGCGCCCCGCTCCTCTTTCAGCGCCTGCCATGCCGCGTATGACGCCTCCGCCAGCCGCTCACCATACCTGAGCCGAGGCAGCAGCGCCGTCAACTCCTCGTCTTCACCCGTCTGCGGCTCAACGGCATCGATGTCCCCGATGACGAAGCGGAGGTAATCGGCCCGCTGCTCCCGGTCGGCGAGCGCCCCACGAAGCTCATCCAGACGCGCGACCGCCTCCCTGGCCGTCCGCCGGGCTTCCCGATATCGCGCGAGCGCCTCCGCGGCCTCCTCGCCGATGTAGCGATCGAGATAGCCGGCGTGACGGGCCGGCGACAGCAACGCCTGGTGCTCGTGCTGGCCGTGGAGATCCACCATCGGGCCGAGTGTGTCCGCGAGCATCGCCACCGTTGCCATCTCGCCGTCTATGGAGCAGCGCGACCGCCCCTCGGCGCTGATGCGGCGACGAGCGACGATGTCACGACCGTCGATCACGAACCGCCCCTCCACCACCGCCTCGGCAGCTCCTTGCCGCACCATCGCCGAATCGGCGCGTTCGCCCAGAAGCAGCTTCAGCGCGGACACGAGCACGGTCTTGCCTGCGCCGGTCTCCCCCGATAGCACCGTGAGGCCGGGGCCGAGCTCCAGCCACACGTCCTCTATCAGTGCGAGATCCCGCACATGCAGCTCTGCCAGCACGTCAGACTCCAAAGAAGGTCGTACCGAGGGACGAGTAGAACCCGCGCCCGTTGGCGCGGACGAGGCGCACGTCCTGATCGCTCACGCGTATCCGCACGCTGTCGAGCGTCGTACGGCATGGGACCTGGTCGCCGTCCACGGAGACACATGCATCAGCCCGCGCGAGCGTGGGGCACCGGAGCGTGAGAACGTCGCCAGGCGCGGAGACCACCGGCCGCGCCGCAACGGTATGGGGCGCGACGGGAACGGTCACGATGCCGCGTACCCCCGGCGCCACAGCGGGTCCACCGGCCGAGAGCGCGTACGCGGTGGAACCAGTGGGGGTTGCGGCGATGACCCCGTCGCACAGATATCGTCCGATGACGGAGCCGTTCACATCGACCTCGAGCTCGATCGACCGCGATGTCGCCCCTCGGCCGACGAACACCTCGTTCAGCGCCCGATACGATCCCGCCTCACGCCCACCCGCCATGACGGTGGCCTCGATCGTCTGCCTCCGCTCGATCGAGACGTCGCCCGCGAGCGCCGATGAGACGGCCTCGAGCACGTCCTCGCCACGCGCGCCGGAGAGGAATCCAAGGCGGCCCAGATTCACGCCGAGGATCGGCACGTCGAGCTGCCCAAGGATGTGGACCGCCTTCAGGATGGTGCCGTCTCCTCCGAGGGCGACTGCGAGCTCAGGTGTCCCGATGTCAGCGCGTGCCACGGGGATGGCATCCACACCGCTGAGGTCGACGTCCTCGGCGATCATCACCGGCTCGTAACCTCCGGACCGCAGGTACTCCACCACTCCGCGGGACGCATCGATGGAGCGAGGGTTCATCGGGTTTGGAACGAGCAGTACACGCACGCTAGCCTCCCAATGCGGCATGCGCCGCCTCTACGATCGCATCGACATCCACCTTGACCGGCTCGCCTTCCGGTCTGAGACACACCCAGAACTCGATATTACCTTCCGGGCCCGTGATGGGCGACCAGCCAAGGCCGCACACTGCCCACCCGTCCTGCTCCGCAGTGGCCAGCACCGAGCCGAGAACATCACGATGGACCGCTGGATCGCGCACCACACCTTTCTTACCGATACGTCCTTTACCGGCTTCGAACTGAGGCTTAACCAGAGCGAGACAGACGGCGTCATCGGCCAGGATCGTACGCACCGCCGGCAGGACCTTGCACAAGCCGATGAACGACACGTCTATGACCGCCATGTCGTACGGTCCTCCGAGCCGCTCCGGATCGGCAGTGCGGATGTTCGTGCGTTCCAGCACGTGGACACGAGGATCGTTGCGGAGCGACCAGGCGAGTTGCCCGTAGCCGACGTCAACGGCCGTCACGGAGCGTGCGCCCCGCTGCAGCAGACAATCGGTGAAGCCGCCTGTGGAGGCTCCCACGTCGACGGCGCACACGCCTGAAGGGTCGACGCCGAAGGAGTCAAGCGCCCCCGCCAGCTTGTGGCCGCCGCGCGATACGTACTGGGGCCGCTCGACCACGAGGATCTCAGCGTCAGGCTCCACGGGCGCACCAGCCTTTGACACCGTCACGCCGTCGACGCTCACATCACCGGCGAGGATGACACCCCGGGCCTGCTCTCGCGATCGCGCAAGACCCCTGCTAACGAGCTCGACGTCGAGCCTGCGCGCCGTCATCTAAGATCGCACCTTCCGCTTCGCGCAGAGCCGCCAGCCTCCGCAGGATCGCATCGGTCACCGACTCAGGCGTGAGTCCGACCTCTTCGAGCAGGATGCTCGTCTTCCCGTGCGTCACGAAGCAATCGGGGATCGCGATCTTCATGACGGGGACTGTGATCGCCTCTTCAGCGAGGGTCTCCATCACGGCGCCGCCGAAGCCGCCTTCACCGGTGTTCTCCTCCAGGGTCACGATGAGCGGCCTGTCGGCAGCTCTCCTAACCGCATCGCGGTCGAGAGGCTTCACCCAGCGCATGTCCACCACTTCAGCCGTGACGCCGTGCGCAGCGAGCGACTCGGCCGCACGCTCGGCGGTCTCGACCATCCGCCCGATGGCCAGTAGGGCGACGTCCTCCCCCTGACGCACCGTCTCGGAGACACCGGGGGTGAGCATCCGCCGCTCAGCGGGCAGCGCCACTCCGCGACCAGCGCCTCTCGGATACCTGATCGCCACCGGGCCGTCCATGGCGAGTGCCGTATGCAACATGTCCGCCAGCTCGGCCTCGTTGGACGGCGCCATCACGGCGAGACCGGGAACGGCCCGCAGGAACGTGAGGTCGAAGACGCCGTGGTGCGTAGGGCCGTCCTCGCCCACCAGGCCCGCTCGGTCGAGGCAGAAGACCACGTGGAGACCCTGGAGAGCGGCGTCCATGATCACCTGGTCGTAAGCGCGCTGGATGAAGGTCGAGTAGATCGCTACCACGGGTATCTGGCCGCCGTGTGCGAGCCCAGCGGCCAGACCCACCGCGTGCTGCTCGGCTATGCCTACGTCGAAGAACCGGTCCGGAAAGCGCTCCGCAAACGCCGTGAGGCCCGTTCCCGCCGGCATGGCCGCCGTGATGGCGACGATGCGCTGATCGCGCTCGGCCTCGGTCACGATCGCATCGCCGAAGACTTGCGTGTAGCTGAGCGGTTTGGGGCCGCCGCCGTTCGCACGGCCCGTCTCCACGGAGAACGGGCTCACGCCATGGAACTCGTCGGGGCGGTCCTCAGCGTGCGTGTATCCCATGCCCTTGCGCGTGACCGCATGCACAAGCACGGGACCGTCGGCGCTCTTGGCCCAGGTTATCGCGTTCTGCACCTGGGCGATGTCATGACCGTCGATGGGGCCGACGTACTGGATGCCGAGCTCCTCGAAGAGCATCCCCGGCACGATAAGCTGCTTCACCGACTCCTTGGCGGCCTCGCCGGCAGCCACCATCGCCGCACCGACCCTTGTGCGAGCGAGCGCCGACTCGACATCATCTCTGAGGCGACGGTATCGGCGGTCGAGCCTCACGCGCGCCAGGTAGCTCGACAGGGCCCCCACGTTGGGCGCGATCGACATCTCGTTGTCGTTCAGGAGCACGATGAGCCGCGAGCCCAGGTGGCCCGCATGGTCCAGCGCCTCGAACGCCATGCCCCCGGTCAGCGATCCGTCGCCGATCACCGCTACGATGGTCTCGTCCGTGCCGTTCAGATCGCGCGCAGCGGCGAGACCCAGCGCCACCGAGATCGACGTGCTCGCGTGCCCCGTGTCGTGCACGTCGTAGGGACTCTCGGTGCGCTTCGGGAACCCGCAGACGCCGCCGTACGTGCGCAGCGTTCCGAATCCCTCCCTGCGCCCAGTGATGAGCTTGTGGACGTACGCCTGGTGGCCTACATCCCAGATCACGCTGTCAGCGGGGCAGTCGAGCGCCCGGTGAAGGCCCAGCGTGAGCTCCACGACACCAAGGTTCGGCGCGAGATGACCGCCCGTCTCAGAGACGGTAGCGATGAGAGTCGCCCGGATCTCGGCAGCCAGCTGCGTGAGCTCCTCGCTGCTGAGCGCCTTCAGAGCGGCCGGTTCGTTTATGGAATCAAGAATGGGCGTCTGTGACACTGATCAGGCACACTCCCGTGCGTGGGGGTCGCGGCGGCACCCTGGATTCCCATCGTACCACCCGCGCGCTGCACGAATGCCAGCGCCGCAACCCTGCCGTAACTGGCCGGTCACTCTGCCGATGAGTCGGCCTGCTGCGCGTCACCCGTGGCATCGGCACCCTCATCGGGGTCCGCGCCGTTGAGCGGCTGACCCGGCACATCGTCTTCAGCGGCCGTGCCTTCGATGTCGGGAACGACCACCTCACCGGCCCCGGACGCATCATCCGGTCCACCGGTGCCGTCGACCTCTCCGCTCCCGGGCGCAGGAGCGGCACTCATGTCCGTGTGGTCGACGAGCTCGGTGCAGATATTCGCGAGGCGGACGCCCTCCTCGAGCAGATCGAGGCTCTTCTCGAGCGACGTGTCCTTCTTGCGCGCCTCTGCGGCGATCTCCTCCAGCCTGACCCGCGCGGTCTCGAACGTGTACCTCTCATCCGCCATCGCCGGTCAGACCCCTTCCTCATGTTCCACGTCATCGGTCACGTCGTCCGGTACCGGCTCGCCACGCAGCTCCGCGATCTTGCCGAGCACCCCGTTGACGAACTTGGGCGAATCGTCACCGCCGTACGCCTTGGCCAGCTCGACGGCCTCGTTGATAGCCACCGAGGCCGGAACGTCCTCCTCGAACATGATCTCGTACACGGCCAGACGCAAGATGTTCCGGTCCACGAACGGCATACGCATCAACGACCAATGCTGTGAGGTGGCTTCGATGCGCGCATCCACCTCGCCCTGGCGCGCCTCTGTGCCGAGCACGAGCTGGCGGCAGTAGTCGGAGGGCTCCCCGTCCTCGTCGTTGAACGATCGGGTGTCGAGTATCGACCGGACGTCCTGCCCGGTGATATCGCGCTGGTAGAGTATCTGGAGCGCCTGACGGCGCGCGCGGGTTCGCTCGAGCATCATCTACCCGTACCCGGTCTACCGTACGTCACTGCTCGTCCGGGAAGACGACCCCGTCGACGTACACGTCGACGGAAGCGACCGCCTGGCCGGTGTGCGTGAGCAGGGCGTCCGTGACCGCACGCTGGACCTCGGTCGCCACCTCACGCAGCGGCCTGCCATACGATGCGCTGATCCGCACGCTCGCGGTGAGTTCGTTACCCTCTCCCACCTCGACGACCACACCGCGAGCCGCACCCTTGGGCACAAGTCCCGCGAGTCCGCCCGCAGCCGGCACGATCGCCGCCACGCCCTCCACGGACTGCGTAGCCACCTGGGCGATGGTCTCGAGGACGCCCGGGGCGACCCCGATGCCGTCCAGCGTGATCTCCTCAGACATCGTGCCCCTCCTCGGGTCGGGAGCCGTCGATCACGAACGCGTTCAGAGCAGCCTGGTCGACATGCTGCTCAACGTAGTCAGTATAGACCTCGGCCTTCACGAAGTGCGGTTCCTCCACCACGAACTGGTGGAACGGGATGGTGGTGGGGATGCCGACGACGATGAACTCGTCGAGCGCCCTGCGCGCACGGGCGACCGCCTCATCCCGGGTCTCGCCCCATACGATCAGCTTGGCGAGCAGGGAATCGTAGTACGGGGGCACCATGTACCCGCCGTACACGTGGCTGTCCACGCGGACACCGAACCCTCCCGGCGGGTTGAAGCACTCGACCATCCCGGGGTGCGGCCTGAAGTTGTGTATCGGATCCTCGGCGTTGATGCGGAACTCGATAGCGTGGCCGCGAAGCGTGACCGAATCCTGCGAGGCATGTGTCATGCGGTCGCCGGCTGCGATCCGGATCTGCTCCTTGATGATATCCACGCCGGTGATCTGCTCGGTCACGGGATGCTCCACCTGTACGCGCGTATTCATCTCCATGAAGAAGAAGCTGCCATCCGTGTCGAGCAGGAACTCCACGGTGCCGGCGTTCACGTAGTCGACCGCACGAACCGCCTTCAGGGCCGCTTCGCCCATCGCCGCCCGCAACTCCTCGCTGAGCGCGGGTGAGGGCGCCTCCTCGATCAGCTTCTGGTGACGCCGCTGCACCGAGCAGTCACGCTCGTAGAGGTAGATCGCATTGCCGTGCGTATCGGCGAGCACCTGGATCTCGATGTGCCGCGGCCGCGACAGGTACTTCTCGAGATACACCTCGTCGTTGCCGAACGCGGCGGCGGCCTCCGTCTTGGCCGCGGTGAAGTTGTGGACGAGCTCCGACTCGTCGGCGGCCACACGCATGCCCTTGCCACCGCCGCCCGCGGACGCCTTGATGAGCACGGGAAAGCCGACCTCGCGAGCGAAAGCGAGCGCCTCTTCGGCCGTTTCGACGATGCCGTCGCTGCCAGGGACGCACGGCACTCCGGCAGCCATCATCGTGCTGCGTGCCACCGCCTTGTCGCCCATCCGCTCGATCGCATCCGCCGAAGGACCCACGAACACGAGGCCTGAGTCGGCACATGCGCGGGCGAAGGCCGCGTTCTCCGCGAGGAACCCGTACCCCGGGTGCACGGCGTCGGCGCCGCTCGTGAGCGCCGCGGAGATGATGTTGGGCATGTTGAGGTAGCTCGCCGACGATGGCGCCGGACCCACGCACACGGCCTGGTCGGCCATCCGTGCGTGGAGAGAGTCCCTGTCAGCCTCCGAGAAGACGGCCACCGACCTGATACCCAACTCCTTGCACGCGCGCACGACGCGGAGTGCGACCTCCCCGCGGTTGGCGACGAGCAGTGTCCGTATCGCAGCCACTAGGCGACCGGCTCGTAGTAGAAGAGGACCGCACCGTACTCGACAGGCTGCGCGTTGACGGCGGCCACCTCACGGATGACGCCGGCCTCCTCGGCAGCGATCTCGTTCATGAGCTTCATCGCCTCAAGGATGCACAACGACTGGCCCTCGGCCACGGTATCGCCCACCATCACGTACGGGTCGGCGCCCGGCGACGGAGACGCGTAGAACGTGCCGACCATAGGCGCGGTCACCGCACGCCACGTTGCGGGTCGCCCGGCGGTGGATGTGGTATCGACCACCTGGGGCGACTCCGGAGCGGCAGGCGCCGGCGGAGCGGGGACATGCTGGTGATGTGACGGTTCGACCGACGTGCCGCCCTTGCGGACGACCACGCGGGCATCGCCCTCCTCGACAACGATCTCGGTGACGTCCGAACTCTCGATGAGCTTCACGAGCTCTGCGATGTGATTCACGTTCACTGCGTCGTCCTCTCTGGCATGATCGATCTCGCGCCCGGTCATGAACACAGCGCCTTCGGCCCCCTCGCGATGACGCTCGAGGAACGCTCGCGCCTCGTTGGGGAACAGCGCGTACATCAGTACGTCTTCTTCAGTGTGCGCAAGGTCGCCGACCTCGGCGGCCACCTGGTCATACGTGGTCGTCACCAGCGATGCCGGACGGACATCGGCGGGCAGCGGTTCCGCATCGCGCAGGACGCTCGCGACGACATCAGGATCCATCGGACCGGGCGCCTTGCCGTACAGTCCGCGGATGTAGTCCTTCATCTCCTGCGGGACCACCGACCACCGCTTGGCGGTGAGCACGTTGATCACCGCCTGCGTACCCACGATCTGGGACATCGGCGTCACGAGCGGCGGATACCCCACCTCGGCGCGGACCTTTGGGATCTCAGCGAGCACGTCGGACAGTCTCGAGCTGGCGTTCTGTAGCTCGAGCTGGCTGATGAGGTTGCTCATCATGCCGCCCGGGACCTGATGGCTGAAGACCTCCATATGCAGCAGCGAGGTGACGCCTCGCTTCAACTGCTTGGCCTGTCTGATGTCCTCCCAGTACTGTGCGATCTCGAAGAGCAGGTCGAGATCGAGGCCGCTGTCGTAGGGGCTCTCCTTGAGCGCCGCCACGATCATCTCCACCGCCGGCTGACTGTTGCCGAAGGCGAGCGCCACCACCGCAGTGTCTATGATGTCCGCACCGGCCTCAGCGGCCTTGAGGTAGTTCATGGGCGCCATGCCGCCGATGTAGTGACAGTGCACGTGGACCGGCAGTCCCACTTCGTCCTTGAGCGCCCGCACCATCTTCTCGGTGCGGAAGGGCGTGAGCATGCCCGCCATGTCCTTGATGCAGATCGTGTCGGCGCCGAGATCCTTGAGCTGCTCGGCATAGCGGATGTAGCTGTCCAGCGTGTGCACCGGGCTGACGGTGTACGAGATCGCGCCCTCGAAGTGCGCGCCCGATTCCTTGATGGCGAGAGCTGCAGGCGTGATGTTGCGGATGTCGTTGAGCGCGTCGAAGACCCTGAACACGTCGATACCGTTGCGGTGCGACGCCTTCACGAAGCGATCCACGATCTCGTCGCTGTAGTGACGGTAGCCGACCAGATTCTGGCCGCGCAGCAGCATCTGGAGCGGCGTGTTGGGACAGTGCTGCTTGATGACGCGAAGCCGGTCCCAGGGGTTCTCGTCGAGGAACCGCAGCGCGGCATCGAACGTCGCGCCGCCCCACACCTCGAGCGACCAGTAACCCACCGCATCCATCTTGGGCAGGATGGGCAGCATGTCGCCGAGCTCCATGCGGGTGGCCCACAACGACTGGTGGGCGTCGCGGAGCGTCGTGTCGGTGATCTTGACCGGTCGCATCGCACCGTCCTCTCAGCGGGTAGGCGTGGACCACCGCAGGAGCACTTCTGCCTGCGGGGCCGGTCGGAACAGTATAGCGGAGGCTACACGCGCGTGATATAGGACCCGTCGCGCGTATCGATCTTGAGCGTATCGCCCTGTTCCACGAACATCGGGACCTGGACGACGGCGCCGGTCTCGAGGGTGGCGGACTTGGTGCCGCCCTGGACCGTGTCACCCTTGAATCCCGGGTCGGTCTCGGTGACCTCGAGCTCCACGAACATCGGCGGCTCCACACCGATCATCTCGCCGCCGGCGTAGACCACCTGCACCTCGTCGTTCTCCTTGAGCCACTTGGCCGCGTCGCCAACGAAGTCGGCCGCGATCTCGAACTGCTCATAGGACTCGGTGTCCATGAAGTGATACGCAGAGCCGTCCGAGTAGAGGTACTGGAGACGCTTCTGCTCCACCCGTACGTCGTCCACCTTCTCGCCTGCACGGAACGTCACGTCGTTCACGCGGCCGGTCTTGAGCTCCTTGAGCTTGGTGCGCACGAATGCGCCGCCCTTGCCCGGCTTGACGTGCTGGAAGTCGACGATGATGTACATCTTGTCGCTGTACATGATGCACATGCCGGTCTTGAACTGGTTGGTGGCGACAGCCATATGTGGACCTTCCTAGATCTCGATGAGTTCCTTCGGGGCGTTGGTCAGGCGACGGTGACCCCCGTCGTCAACGACCATCAGGTCTTCGATTCTAACACCTGCCACACCTTCGACGTAGACGCCTGGCTCGATGGTGACGACCGCGCCGTCGCGCAGCGATTGAGTGCTGCGGGGGCCGATCGTCGGCAGTTCGTGGATATCCAGACCCACTCCATGCCCGATGCCGTGCGTGAAGTAGTCCCCGAAGCCGCGCTGCGCGAGCACGTCACGGCCCGCCTTGTCCACATCGACACAGGGCATCCCCGCGCGTACGGCTGCGATGCCGGCCTCGTTGGCGGCGAGCACCGCGTCGTAGATCCGGCGCTGCTCGTCCGTTGGCTTGCCCACGCACACGGTCCGGGTCATGTCGGAGCAGTAGCCCCCCACACGTGCGCCGAAGTCGAGCACGATCATGTCACCCGGCTGCACCTCCCGCGGGCCCGGGATCGCGTGCGGGTGCGCTCCGTTGGGGCCCGACGCGACGATCGGCGAGAACGGCATGCCCTCGGAACCGTTGCGACGCATGGTGAACTCCAACTCGAGCGCGATCTCGGATTCCGTCCTCCCCGGCACGATGTATCCGAGCATGTGGTGGAACGCCTCGTCCGCGATCGCGGCCGCAGCCGCGATCCGGCCGACCTCTTCGTCCTCTTTGATCTGACGGAAGTCCTCGATCAGGTGGTCGATGACCCGGACGGCGCCCCTGAACTGCTCGGAGATGAACTTGAACCGGCCATAAGGCACGCTCGACTCGACGGCGAGCGAGTCGACGTCCATGGCGTGGAGCTCATCGCAGACCTCCACGTACAGGTTCTCGCGTTGGATGCCGACCTCCCATGGCCCGCCTTCGGCCGCCGCTGCCGCGGCGTCGGCATATCGCATGTCGGTGTAGAACCGGGTCACATCGGCGGTCACCAGACATGCGCCATTGATCCCATCGTCTATGACGCCGTCGAAGCCCGTCAGGTACCGAAGGTTGGCCGGAGCGCTCACGAGCACGGCCGTCGCCCGCTCATCCTCCATGCGTCGGCGGAGCTTGCGGATGCGTCCTTCTATGTCCATTCGTCCTCCTTGCGAAGATGCCTCACGAGACGCTCAAGGCCCGCGGTGTAAGAAGCGGGTCCCAGGCCGCTGATCTGATCGATACACACTGGTGCCGTGACGCTCACGGCGCGGAACTCCTCACGAGCCCCGATATCGCTGAGATGCACCTCGACCACGGGGAGACCGGTTGCCGCGATCGCGTCACGCAGCGCGTAGGAGTAATGCGTGTACGCTCCCGGGTTGAACACCGCCCCGTCACACTCGCCCATCGCCTCATGCAGCCGGTCGATCAGCGCCCCCTCGTGGTTCGACTGGAAGAACATCACGTCCACGCCGAGGTCACCCGCGGTATCGGCCACGAGCGCCTCGATATCATCGAGCGTCTTGGTGCCGTACACCTCCGGCTCACGTCTTCCGAGGAGGTTCAGGTTCGGCCCGTTCATCACGAGTATCCGCAGCATCATGCCTCCCGGTCGATCACGGAACGCCATTCCTGCAGCGCACCCAGCACAGTGGCATCGTCGAGCGCCACCACCCGCCAGCTTCCCGGGCGTTCGACCAGAACGAAGCGCACAGCGCCGGAACGCGCCTTCTTGTCGGACTTCATGGCCGAGAGCACGGCATCGGGAGTGAAGCGCTCGACGGCGTCGCCGACCTGCTCCAGGAACGCCTCACGAGAGCCGCCGATCCGCGCAACGAGCCCGTCCACCCTCTCCGCCAGTGAACGCGGCGCATCCGCCACATCCACCGCCAGCGTCATGGCGAAGCGCATGCCCTCGGCCACCGCAAGCCCGTGCGGCAACCTGTCGTATCCGGCAAGCATCTCGAGGGCATGGCCCAGCGTATGGCCGAGGTTCAGGCACTCGCGCGTGTCCGACTCACGAAGGTCGGCGCTCACCACGGCCGCCTTGAACGAGGCCGCGTCATGCACCGTCTGCCTGATCGTGGCTGCGTCACGCGCCATGATGCGCTCCGTACGCGACTCGAACAACTCGAACGCGGCGTCGCCGGCGAGCACCGCCGCCTTGGCTGCTTCCACCAGGCCGTTCGTCCACTCGGACGCCGGAAGCGTGTCGAGCAGCGCTGTGTCGGCGAGCACGAGCCGTGGCGGCCAGAACGCCCCCGCGAGGTTCTTACCTGCGCGTAGATCCACGGCGGTCTTGCCGCCGATCGCGCTATCGACCTGCGCGAGCAGCGTCGTGGGAACCTGCACGACCTGCACCCCGCGCATGTAGGTCGCCGCGCAGAAGCCGGCGATATCGCCCACGACACCGCCCCCGAGAGCGACCACGCATCCGCCGCGGTCGAGACCGGCTGCCGCGAACTCCTCCAGCAACACACCCGCCGTCTCCCAGGACTTCGACCGCTCGCCGGGTGCGATCACGTGCACCGACAGCGTGGCGCCTGAGCGTTCGATCGAGGCCGTCACACGATCGCCGACGAGATCGCGGACGTGCTCGTCAGTCACGAGAGCGATCCGCCGGGCGC
Above is a window of Anaerosoma tenue DNA encoding:
- the accC gene encoding acetyl-CoA carboxylase biotin carboxylase subunit, producing MAAIRTLLVANRGEVALRVVRACKELGIRSVAVFSEADRDSLHARMADQAVCVGPAPSSASYLNMPNIISAALTSGADAVHPGYGFLAENAAFARACADSGLVFVGPSADAIERMGDKAVARSTMMAAGVPCVPGSDGIVETAEEALAFAREVGFPVLIKASAGGGGKGMRVAADESELVHNFTAAKTEAAAAFGNDEVYLEKYLSRPRHIEIQVLADTHGNAIYLYERDCSVQRRHQKLIEEAPSPALSEELRAAMGEAALKAVRAVDYVNAGTVEFLLDTDGSFFFMEMNTRVQVEHPVTEQITGVDIIKEQIRIAAGDRMTHASQDSVTLRGHAIEFRINAEDPIHNFRPHPGMVECFNPPGGFGVRVDSHVYGGYMVPPYYDSLLAKLIVWGETRDEAVARARRALDEFIVVGIPTTIPFHQFVVEEPHFVKAEVYTDYVEQHVDQAALNAFVIDGSRPEEGHDV
- the nusB gene encoding transcription antitermination factor NusB, which produces MMLERTRARRQALQILYQRDITGQDVRSILDTRSFNDEDGEPSDYCRQLVLGTEARQGEVDARIEATSQHWSLMRMPFVDRNILRLAVYEIMFEEDVPASVAINEAVELAKAYGGDDSPKFVNGVLGKIAELRGEPVPDDVTDDVEHEEGV
- the efp gene encoding elongation factor P, which produces MAVATNQFKTGMCIMYSDKMYIIVDFQHVKPGKGGAFVRTKLKELKTGRVNDVTFRAGEKVDDVRVEQKRLQYLYSDGSAYHFMDTESYEQFEIAADFVGDAAKWLKENDEVQVVYAGGEMIGVEPPMFVELEVTETDPGFKGDTVQGGTKSATLETGAVVQVPMFVEQGDTLKIDTRDGSYITRV
- a CDS encoding exodeoxyribonuclease VII small subunit, translating into MADERYTFETARVRLEEIAAEARKKDTSLEKSLDLLEEGVRLANICTELVDHTDMSAAPAPGSGEVDGTGGPDDASGAGEVVVPDIEGTAAEDDVPGQPLNGADPDEGADATGDAQQADSSAE
- a CDS encoding Asp23/Gls24 family envelope stress response protein, producing the protein MSEEITLDGIGVAPGVLETIAQVATQSVEGVAAIVPAAGGLAGLVPKGAARGVVVEVGEGNELTASVRISASYGRPLREVATEVQRAVTDALLTHTGQAVASVDVYVDGVVFPDEQ
- the accB gene encoding acetyl-CoA carboxylase biotin carboxyl carrier protein; its protein translation is MRPVKITDTTLRDAHQSLWATRMELGDMLPILPKMDAVGYWSLEVWGGATFDAALRFLDENPWDRLRVIKQHCPNTPLQMLLRGQNLVGYRHYSDEIVDRFVKASHRNGIDVFRVFDALNDIRNITPAALAIKESGAHFEGAISYTVSPVHTLDSYIRYAEQLKDLGADTICIKDMAGMLTPFRTEKMVRALKDEVGLPVHVHCHYIGGMAPMNYLKAAEAGADIIDTAVVALAFGNSQPAVEMIVAALKESPYDSGLDLDLLFEIAQYWEDIRQAKQLKRGVTSLLHMEVFSHQVPGGMMSNLISQLELQNASSRLSDVLAEIPKVRAEVGYPPLVTPMSQIVGTQAVINVLTAKRWSVVPQEMKDYIRGLYGKAPGPMDPDVVASVLRDAEPLPADVRPASLVTTTYDQVAAEVGDLAHTEEDVLMYALFPNEARAFLERHREGAEGAVFMTGREIDHAREDDAVNVNHIAELVKLIESSDVTEIVVEEGDARVVVRKGGTSVEPSHHQHVPAPPAPAAPESPQVVDTTSTAGRPATWRAVTAPMVGTFYASPSPGADPYVMVGDTVAEGQSLCILEAMKLMNEIAAEEAGVIREVAAVNAQPVEYGAVLFYYEPVA